One stretch of Astatotilapia calliptera chromosome 3, fAstCal1.2, whole genome shotgun sequence DNA includes these proteins:
- the LOC113018902 gene encoding obscurin-like, with translation MGYFLTQWSKIITLTVSYPVLTVSPSWLSPGASVTLNCEVEHPSAGWSFYWYKAVPDLSEKSSSYELLPDGSGTAQDSYIIHGQTHTAGYVCRAGRGDPEYHTDHSQPKFVWSADVHSAASLTVSPDRVQHFTSDSVSLTCEGNFTEWRVRKFSEDGRLSDCWRMTGSTCDINTSKSDTAVYWCESGSGEFSSAVNITVQSMLLYIYFLDLNDLDIK, from the exons ATGGGATATTTCTTAACACAGTGGAGTAAAATCATCACACTGACTGTATCAT ATCCTGTCCTCACTGTGTCTCCATCATGGCTGAGTCCTGGAGCCTCGGTAACTCTGAACTGTGAGGTTGAACATCCGTCTGCAGGATGGAGCTTCTACTGGTATAAAGCTGTTCCTGATCTATCAGAGAAATCCTCCAGTTATGAGCTGCTACCTGATGGCAGTGGGACTGCACAGGACTCCTACATCATtcatggacagacacacacagcaggatatgtgtgcagagctggaagaggagacccagagtatcacactgatcacagtcaaCCAAAGTTTGTCTGGTCTGCAG ATGTTCATTCAGCAGCGTCTCTCACAGTGAGTCCTGACAGAGTGCAACACTTCACCTCTGACTCTGTCTCACTGACCTGTGAGGGAAACTTCACTGAGTGGAGAGTGAGGAAGTTCTCTGAGGACGGCCGACTCTCTGACTGTTGGAGAATGACTGGATCCACATGTGACATCAACACATCAAAGTCAGATACTGCagtgtactggtgtgagtctggatcaggagagttcagcagtgcagtcaacatcactgtacaGAGT